The sequence TGTAACAGGTGAAGTAATAAGAGTAGATGGCGGAATGGTAATGTAAACCAACCGGCCAGAGGAGGTCAATATGAGTAAGCATAGAGTAGTGGTGACAGGGCTTGGTGCAGTAACTCCGATTGGTATTACTGTGGAAGATTTTTGGGAGAACATAAAACGTGGTAAATGTGGAGTTGCAGAGATTACAAGATTTCCTCTAACAGATGAGTATAAGGCCAGATTGGCAGCGGAAATAAATGATATAGACTTCACGAAGTATATTCCCAAAAAGGAATTAAAGCGATTAGATCGATTTGCTCAATTCGGAATATATGCGTCAAAAGAAGCGTTAGAAAATTCTAAGTTGGATATGGAAAAAGAAGATGCCGCTCGTGTAGGAATTATTTTAGGTTCGGGAATTGGTGGATTAGAAACTTTGGAAACGCAGATAATTAATTTGCATGAAAAAGGTGTAAAGAGAGTTTCACCATTTACAATCCCAATGGCAATTGCAAACATGGGCGCAGGAAATAGCGCAATTCATTTGGGTACGAAAGGAATATGTACTTCTGTTGTAACAGCATGCGCATCGGGAACTCACTCGATAGGAGATGCGTTTAGAGCATTACAAAACGGTGAAAACGATGTAATATTTGCAGGTGGCGCAGAAGCAACGATTACAAAAACTGGTATAGCGGCATTCCAAGCGCTCACTGCTCTTAGCACGAGCACGGATGTCACTCGCGCATCGATTCCGTTTGATAAAGAACGAAATGGATTTGTAATGGGCGAAGGCGCAGGAGTTTTAG is a genomic window of Candidatus Epulonipiscium viviparus containing:
- the fabF gene encoding beta-ketoacyl-ACP synthase II, with the translated sequence MSKHRVVVTGLGAVTPIGITVEDFWENIKRGKCGVAEITRFPLTDEYKARLAAEINDIDFTKYIPKKELKRLDRFAQFGIYASKEALENSKLDMEKEDAARVGIILGSGIGGLETLETQIINLHEKGVKRVSPFTIPMAIANMGAGNSAIHLGTKGICTSVVTACASGTHSIGDAFRALQNGENDVIFAGGAEATITKTGIAAFQALTALSTSTDVTRASIPFDKERNGFVMGEGAGVLVLETLEHAQARGATILAEVIGYGATGDAYHITTPAPGGEGAARCMQMALDDAQIAAEEIGYINAHGTSTEYNDKYETQAIKTVFGDDTKVLVGSTKSMTGHLLGAAGAIEAIVVVRALEEGFIPPTINLQVPDEECDLDYVANEGRKKDIKYAMSNSLGFGGHNGSLIFKKWEGK